Proteins from a genomic interval of Lolium perenne isolate Kyuss_39 chromosome 1, Kyuss_2.0, whole genome shotgun sequence:
- the LOC127328790 gene encoding uncharacterized protein, which yields MEVFDDVHFVRLRCRVRRTKYLAADDDGRGVCLSSQRGAHNTVWAVQPVEGAVEGAEGGPFVLLRGAYGRYLFATDVQAAMGPTHGVTAVQHGRLHPNTPRGMLWQAIRRRASFVMRSAAGRYLRANGKYLRWRVAVTVAGDDGSTMLQWAVEAVPLRLERPTLIDPPPQLMRRRGGPPTEQEVSRQIRYVRAGADGEVDEQGWRTVRINTNSLMQLRLTLANLLGQNRSALHTTLCVRAGAHAELSPLLIDLPISNERVDIVIITHGTPVDNSLVYPNVDAVE from the exons ATGGAGGTGTTCGACGACGTGCATTTCGTGCGTCTCCGTTGCCGGGTGCGGCGGACCAAGTACCTGGCCGCCGACGACGACGGGCGGGGCGTGTGCCTCTCCAGCCAGCGGGGCGCGCACAACACGGTGTGGGCCGTGCAGCCCGTGGAGGGCGCGGTGGAGGGCGCCGAGGGCGGGCCCTTCGTCCTCCTCCGCGGCGCCTACGGCCGCTACCTCTTCGCGACCGACGTCCAGGCAGCCATGGGGCCCACCCACGGCGTCACCGCCGTGCAGCACGGCCGGCTGCACCCGAACACGCCACGGGGGATGCTCTGGCAGGCCATCCGGCGCCGGGCCTCCTTCGTCATGCGCAGCGCCGCCGGGAGGTACCTCCGCGCCAACGGCAAGTACCTCCGGTGGCGCGTCGCCGTcaccgtcgccggcgacgacggcAGCACCATGTTGCAGTGGGCCGTCGAGGCCGTGCCCCTCCGGCTAGAGCGCCCCACCCTCATCGATCCCCCGCCACAG CTGATGCGGCGGCGGGGCGGCCCGCCGACGGAGCAGGAGGTGTCGCGGCAGATCCGGTACGTGCGCGCGGGCGCCGATGGGGAGGTCGACGAGCAGGGGTGGCGGACGGTGCGGATCAACACCAATAGCCTCATGCAGCTGCGGCTCACGCTGGCCAACCTGCTGGGCCAGAACAGGTCGGCGCTCCACACCACGCTCTGCGTCCGCGCCGGCGCCCACGCCGAGCTCTCGCCGCTGCTCATCGACCTGCCCATCAGCAACGAACGCGTCGACATCGTGATCATCACGCACGGGACACCAG TGGACAACTCATTGGTGTACCCAAATGTCGATGCTGTGGAGTGA
- the LOC139831523 gene encoding uncharacterized protein, translated as MGAHARVCQNAISPVWKANVPPKVRVFGWRLATDTLPTRNNKFNRNLELDDTCTICGSSKEDAHHATITCTKAVFLRQAMRKCWKLPHEQTLRYTGKDWLLICLNSVDDATKAKTLLLLWRAWHLRNDIVHNQDRETIESSVAFLQAYSSTQELSLNAARDLKGKTPLLTDPTPSVYGTRESKYNRWSLPPRSWVKLNTDASFIGLGKPSAAGAVARDHSGKVLMAACSPLPNCEDAEEAEIKATLMGIKLLAGLGHQHVIVELDCAAVAKALQSPVNRSKQWALYDEAKTLLMMFEDHKVFHVNRENNMVADALAKIGRSAGSCIWFDSFPDHIWDVVTQDSALCDPE; from the coding sequence aTGGGTGCAcatgcacgcgtgtgccaaaacgccatctCCCCCGTCTGGAAAGCGAATGTTCCCCCAAAGGTGCGTGTCTTCGGCTGGAGACTAGCCACTGATACCCTGCCAACAAGAAACAACAAGTTCAACAGAAATCTGGAACTTGACGACACTTGCACAATCTGTGGTTCTAGCAAAGAGGACGCTCACCATGCCACTATTACATGCACCAAGGCAGTTTTTCTTCGTCAAGCCATGCGTAAGTGCTGGAAGCTGCCTCACGAGCAAACTCTCAGGTACACAGGGAAAGACTGGTTACTTATTTGTTTGAACAGTGTCGATGACGCAACCAAGGCCAAGACTCTGTTGCTCCTTTGGCGTGCATGGCACTTGAGGAATGATATTGTGCACAACCAAGACAGGGAAACGATCGAGAGCTCGGTCGCGTTCCTCCAGGCCTACAGCAGTACTCAAGAGCTCTCACTGAATGCCGCCAGAGATCTCAAGGGAAAGACACCGCTGCTCACTGACCCAACTCCCTCCGTTTATGGGACGAGGGAGTCCAAATACAATAGATGGTCGCTCCCGCCCAGAAGCTGGGTGAAATTGAACACAGACGCCTCCTTTATTGGACTAGGCAAGCCTAGCGCGGCGGGTGCTGTCGCCAGGGACCACAGCGGGAAGGTTCTTATGGCTGCCTGCTCTCCGTTGCCTAACTGTGAAGACGCAGAGGAAGCTGAGATCAAGGCAACACTAATGGGCATAAAACTGTTGGCTGGGCTAGGGCACCAGCATGTGATCGTCGAGCTCGACTGCGCCGCGGTGGCCAAGGCATTGCAGTCCCCTGTGAACAGATCAAAGCAGTGGGCCTTGTATGATGAGGCAAAAACACTTCTGATGATGTTTGAGGACCACAAGGTATTTCATGTTAACAGAGAGAACAACATGGTCGCTGATGCACTAGCTAAAATTGGTAGATCTGCAGGTAGCTGTATCTGGTTTGATTCTTTCCCTGACCATATCTGGGACGTTGTAACACAAGACTCCGCTTTGTGTGATCCAGAATAA